The Paenibacillus sp. RC334 nucleotide sequence ACTCGAAACGGACAGCCAAAAAGATGATGTCCGCCTTGACGGCGTCCGCCAATTTTTTGGGAATGATCTCTGGTCCGATCGCGGCCGCAGCGGATGCAAAGCTTTCCGGGTCGCGAGTGGTTGCAACGGATACTTCGATGCCGCTTCGGGCAAACGCCTTAGCAAGAGCCTGGCCGATCTTGCCGAAGCCAATAATTGCGTAGCTCATATATTCTTCTCCTTTGGTTTACCACGCCCTACGGGCTCCGAATATCGAATGGAGTGACCGGCCGGGCGTAGCGTGTCAGATTTGCGCTAGACCGCCGTCGACGGCGACCTCGCTGGCGGTCATGAAGCTGCTGTCCGATGATGCGAGAAAGGCGGCCACCGCCCCAATCTCCGCCGGATCAGCCATGCGCTGGAGCGGAGTCATCGAAGCGAAGACTTTTTGGCCCTCCTCGCCTAGCGATTCCTTCGCGAGCTCGGTTGCCGTCGCTCCGGGCGACAGCACGTTTACCCGGATGCCGGTGCCCTTCAGGTCCTCCGCCCAGGTCCGCGCGAGGTTGCGCACTGCCGCCTTACTCGCGCTGTAGGCGCTCATTGCCGGGGCGCCCGTGGTGCCAGCGCTCGATCCCGTTAGGATGATCGAACCGCCCTGGCCCATCAGCGGTAGCGCCTTCTGGACCGTGAAGATCGAACCCTTCACATTGGTGTCGAAGATTTCGTCAATGTGCTCAGCGGTGATCTCGCCGAGCGGAAGCTGGCTTCCCGCCCCGGCATTGGCGAAGACGATGTCGAGAGTTCCGCGCTCGGACTTCACCGCCGCGTAGAGTCGGTCGAGGTCGGCCAGATCGGAGACCGAGCCCTTCACCGCGCGGGCATTGGGCCCAAGGTCGGCCACAGCGGCGTCGAGCGCTTCCTGCCTGCGGCCGAAGATGAAGACGAAGGCGCCCTCCTCGATGAATCGCTTTGCTGCGGCGCGACCGATGCCGGTAGCGCCCCCCGTGATGACTGCAACCTTACCTTCAAGCTTTCCCATGAATTTTCACCCTTTCGTTGTGTTGGACAGCATCTCTGGCCCATTTGCACAGATTGCTGTATCTTATGGATTTCACTGATCCAGTCACCGATTACTGTATTCGGATCAGTGATCCGATTATAATGGATCACTGATCCGTTTGTCAAGGCAACCATGCGAGCTGACGCCAGGAAAAATTGCAGTCATCTACTTGGGGTAGTACCAGCGTAGATGACACCACCCGGTTAGTGGTGTCATTTATCGTTAGATCATTTGCCAAAGCAACCACTTCCTATCGAATGTAATTATCGCTTTATTTAGATCGGACAGTACCTTTTCTTGATTT carries:
- a CDS encoding SDR family oxidoreductase translates to MGKLEGKVAVITGGATGIGRAAAKRFIEEGAFVFIFGRRQEALDAAVADLGPNARAVKGSVSDLADLDRLYAAVKSERGTLDIVFANAGAGSQLPLGEITAEHIDEIFDTNVKGSIFTVQKALPLMGQGGSIILTGSSAGTTGAPAMSAYSASKAAVRNLARTWAEDLKGTGIRVNVLSPGATATELAKESLGEEGQKVFASMTPLQRMADPAEIGAVAAFLASSDSSFMTASEVAVDGGLAQI